From the Streptomyces sp. Tu 2975 genome, one window contains:
- a CDS encoding SRPBCC family protein: MQLDHSFTVPASPDDAWKLFHDLGRVAPCMPGAVLDTLDGDAFTGRVKVKVGAVQMSYRGAGTVTRDEPARSMLLDLSGSETRGAGTASATVTATLAADPAGTRVRVRTDLDITGRPAQFGRGIMTEVGDRIVQQFASRLEELLREAGAPGARSGTAASGTARSAVPAEPEAVDLGAAALPVLLRKAAGPAAAALVALVVLRMVTRRFRA, translated from the coding sequence ATGCAACTCGACCACTCCTTCACCGTCCCCGCGTCCCCGGACGACGCCTGGAAGCTGTTCCACGACCTCGGCCGCGTCGCGCCCTGCATGCCGGGAGCCGTGCTCGACACCCTCGACGGCGACGCCTTCACCGGCCGGGTCAAGGTCAAGGTCGGCGCGGTGCAGATGAGTTACCGCGGCGCCGGCACGGTCACTCGTGACGAGCCCGCCCGATCGATGCTCCTGGATCTCAGCGGAAGCGAGACGCGCGGAGCGGGCACCGCGTCCGCCACGGTCACCGCGACGCTGGCCGCCGACCCTGCCGGGACCCGGGTGCGCGTCCGTACGGACCTCGACATCACAGGCCGTCCCGCGCAGTTCGGCCGCGGCATCATGACCGAGGTCGGCGATCGGATCGTCCAGCAGTTCGCCTCACGCCTCGAGGAGTTGCTGCGCGAAGCCGGGGCCCCCGGAGCGAGGAGCGGCACCGCTGCGTCCGGGACCGCCCGCAGTGCGGTCCCGGCGGAACCGGAGGCCGTCGACCTCGGCGCGGCCGCGCTGCCCGTACTGCTCCGGAAGGCCGCCGGGCCGGCGGCGGCAGCGCTCGTAGCGCTCGTGGTCCTGCGGATGGTGACCCGCCGCTTCCGGGCCTGA